The DNA segment AGAACGAAAAAAAACCTCTCGTATTTTCTTTATGAACGTTGCCTTATCACATGAACGTTCATTGGCAtcatctttgtttatttctggaGTCCTTCTTCCCTTCTCTCAGGCGGTTAGTTGGGTGGTTAGGAATGAACTACAGAATAGATAGATAGTgaattaaaatttgtttaaaaacagagaaaagtgaaaaaggacgaaaataaaataaagaggggAAATGGAGtgcttaataatatttttatgtttaaagaTATAATCAAAATTTGGGACTTTATCAACATATCTATGGTGCACGACTATACATTGACTGAAAATCcacaacaaacctttgtcagtaAAGGATAATTTTAACTTGTATTGTTATAAAATACAGTTTGACTCACAAATATAACTCGAAATTTTCACTGGCTTTTTACAGAACTTGTCTTGGGCCCCTTTCTCATATAACCATTGTGGTTCATAAATTTAGAGATGAATCTGTTATAAATTCAAAGAGTACTCAGTTACAgctaaaaatagatatataatgtattgtatcGGTTCAGTCTTTAATATAACCCATTgctgtggtttataaattcaaagAGGACTCGGTTAtaattacgaaatatataaagTCTATATGATATAGGCTCATTCTTCAATATAACCCGTTATTGTGGTTTATAGATTCAAAGACGAATCAGTTATagctacaaaatagaaaaatattttctacCCATTTGTAAAAGCAGGAGAATgtgaaaaaggtgaaaaaatgaaaataagaataaatttggGAAAAGCGAAAATTAACTATTGTCCATTTACACAAGAGGCGAAGAATCCAATTTGCAACGGAAAGTAAACAGCAACAAATCCCTTTGAAGAGACGAAGAAAAAAGTCAATCCCTTGCGGACTTCACAAAATATGTCCCTCCAACACAAAAACAACTCTgccacaaataaacaaataaaaacaaatgaaaaaagaccATATTGTTTGAACAAGGAAAAAAGcagttacattctctctctctctctctctctcatcacttttttctcttatattttattattcctaTCACATAAATGCACTAATGAGAGTGTCAGCATGCAACCCccttttttatatcttatattttcttGTTCCTTACTTATTCTATCTAATTTGCCCTTTTCCAATTCATTTCATGTTCTTCTCTTCATATCTAATAAATATGTTCTTATTTATCCAGAGTGAGTCTGGCAAACCAGGTGATTTAAGCTAAAATAGCGAGCTTGTCACAAGGGGTCGTTGACGACATCAAAAAAGATTCCGACACAGAACGTGCATAGTAATCTTTTCGAACGTTAATTAAAAACCTCGTTTAAGCTTAAGAGGAAATAGCGTGTTAGTTTTCTAGAGTTATTCATTAATAAACGATGGATTACAGGTATACTTTTTGCTCATCTTGTAAATGAAGGGAAGGAGATTTTTATGATTAAATGAGAAATGGAGTTTTCTACTCTGAAGGAATTTTAAACATGATTATAAACAGAGGACGCGTGATAATGTGATGAAAGTGAAAACTGACAAAGATGAAATTTTTTTCGATTCAGAATCCCAGATAGGTATCTATTTTTGCCACCAGTGAGTGATGAGGGCGAAGATGTGTCAAAAGAAGTAAATGGAACAGTAATGGAAAGATAATTTTCTCAAGATCCACAGCTAATTCAATATAgtaaaattcaataaagaaaCACGTAAAAATCTAATACAGTATCTTAATATGAcattataataacaacaattataataatggtaataataatgaaaataattaacactatcaataatagaaaatacacaaaaactcaacatttgcaaagaaaattacaaaattaggGAAACCTAAAGATACTGcgagaagttaaaaataaaagtcaatacagtaaaaataaagattggcaataaaaaaaaaagagaaatgaatgacctaaaagatagtTTGCTTTACTAaaacccaaaaaatattattgatgaatCTCAACAAAACCGAGACAACACTGAgtttctgaaaatataaaaaataaataattacaaatcatatattatgaatattaaaaattGATAATTAATCTAATAAATGTTGATAATTATTAAAATCGTATGTCAATGAGACTGCATTTCaacttgtatttctctctctctctctctctctcagtgagacaCAACCCCAGAAcgtgataaagagagagaaataatagttTGGATCCCCGGACACGTGTGAGTGACAATGTACGTAAGCTCGTATGTTTATTTGTCATTATGTCCGTTTGACGTAAGTCTTGTACGAGTCCCTCCCGCAACGTCAAACAGCGGAGACGTCTCCGAAGAGAGGAAGAATGAAGGAAGCACCTGAAtaacgaaggagaagaagaagaaaggtccCTTTATGCTTGAGACGAGCCTCCTCTCAGATAAGACAGAGGCACCCAAGAATGATCTCGCGTCATCTTACAGAAATTAAGGAATTTGCATAAAACTTCTGAATAATATGCAATGGGGACTTTATACTTGTTTCTCcctgggaagggagagagagagagagagattaacggcCTTATGGTCATTTTCATTCGACACTCTCATAGGGGGGATATAAGGCTCAGTTCTTTTACAATGTCGAATCTGTTTTCAttattgaatgataataataataccaccttcTTACAATTTTATATCTTAACTTGTGCAAATTACACGCTATTTCTTCATTGACAGAATATCAGATATATTCTCCACAAAGCCATAAGTGTCAgccaacggaaattaaaaaaaacataaataacattACCATGATTATAAGGAACGTCAATTAGTGCCGAAATCATCTTTACAAACGAAAGTACTTTTCGATTCAGAATATACCAAGTGTCTAGTATATATACTGACAGTTAGGAAATGAAACGCTGCGGGAGGAAAATGACTTTCAGAATTAATTCGAGTGTaagttatatttcatttcaagttttctgataaaaatagtggAAATGACAATAGATACACGTTACACATacctcttttctatatatataggggtgtgtcagagagagagagagagagagatttttacttttttaacataCTACATAACACTGAATTAATCTATGCTattcaattaaattaaattacGTTCCTTATTTAACTAATTTTGAGCAATTGTTATTTGTGGCATCAGATTTAAAATCTGCTATTGGTAGTCTAATCCAGCATCACATCCAAGAAGACAAACTCTCTATCAGTCTATAGAAACCATAAGGTTACCATGGCCTAATTAATATCTTACTAATTTTGACAAAACTCCCTTTCAGGGCATCTTCTGTTTCCTTAATAAAAGTCTTATTTCACTCTAGTCTTCATTTCCTTTGCAAGTTTAGTCTTTGGAGACACCTGAGGAGGAGGGCTCAGTAAACATCGCTGTCTTCCGGATTCGATATTCAAATCACTTATCATCCTTTTGATTGATAGCAGAGTAATTTAATAAatgaatctataaataaattagaaatatcAGAGATCACAATAAATTATTATCAGTGACAGAACCGAGCAATAGTTAGGCAGAATTGGCCAGAGTTTATACTAAAACAAATGAAGGTGGTTTcctgaaatgttaataaaaatataaacatttattttatttaaaaactacACACAGAGGAGAAGTTATAATGATCAAAGTTTTGTTAACTATGAACTATTAATTTTTCCGGAATTTCATCATTCGCTGAACAGCGATAATAATTATTGGAGTAATACTTTTTCTGTGTGAATTTGGACACTTAGATTATTCGCGTTCAGTGTCTGGTATCCCAACGCTTTCTCTCAATGAGCCAGTCtaggagcaagagtccgtgctgacaTATACGTAGATAGCCCACAGTGAACCAAAAACACGTTCTTCTATATTTGTCCCAAATTATATTCAGTTGGAATTAAACTAAGCTCCTAGAAAAGAAAACCCAGATAGCTTGTGGTCTACGTTAACAACTCCTAATGTGAATTTGACTTTGGTATTTTATTACTGGTGGTCTTAAACATTTGAAGAGAAAGTATTTTGATtgtttatatgaatatgtatttcaTCATCTTACAATCTGGAAGACTGACATGTaataagaatggaatggaatataggattcaggccaaatgccaagcactgggacgtatgaggtcattcagcgatgaaactgAAATTAGGGGTAGAAAGGTGTgagaggcgtaacaggaggaaaacaacaCAGTTGCGCAATGGAACAAGaattaggagaaggtggacagcaaaatggaagaaagagaaaatgaatggaggtacagtaaaaagaatggaaggggttgcaactaTGGACCGAAGTGACGCTGCGAAGAGACTTCATTAATACccacagtgcatcgcgtgaggtgcactgacggcactaactccccCTACGGGAGCCTTATAATGGGTTTCAAGACGATCTGACCAAACAAGAGGAAGAACTGATGGTAATAAAGTGTTCATCTTCATGTTGTCCATTCATCACtgtacagcaaaatatcattctCCTGGTAAGAGTCATCTCCGTCAGGCttatgccatcagtgcacctcacgtggcgaactgtaggcattactaaagggtgtttgcagtgcCCCTATGACCCATAGACGCACCttattacttttttatctatttactctacctccgtttcctcttcctttcctccatcttgctgtccaacatctCCAACTCATGTTTTCACTGTCTTCTGCTATGAAGGgttgaaagtgccccagtgctgggCACCGAAGCCTGATCTGAATACATCAGATTCTGGCGAGATCCATCTCTCGCTGGTGCCAAGTTCAGCGGAATCCTTAATGACTGAATTCTACTGACTATTATTAACACTCCCACCTATCAGACGAAAGGGGAGACtcaaaagaaattctctctcgaaaaaaaaagaaaaataaaaaaaaaaaaagaaaagaagaactaCATTTGCAACCCAACACACGCAAGACTAACAGCATCATGACTGGCCGCGGCAAGGGAGGCAAGGGTCTCGGAAAGAGGCACAGGAAAGTGCTTCGTGACAATATCCAGGGTATCACCAAGCCTGCCATCCGTCGTCTAGCCCGACGAGGAGGTGTCAAGCGTATCTCCGGTCTCATCTACGAAGAAACCCGTGGCGTGCTCAAGGTATTCCTCGAGAATGTCATCAGGGATGCCGTCACCTACACTGAGCACGCCAAGAGGAAGACCGTCACCGCCATGGATGTTGTCTATGCCCTGAAACGCCAAGGCCGTACCCTGTACGGTTTCGGTGGTTAGATCGCCTCGCCCATCATGTCAACGCATCTTGAGATGATACTCTTCTTCTTCAAGATGACGTTGTAATGCTGGACAACAAAAATCATTAAGGGACATCAAAGAAAAACGGGCCATCGGAAATGCACCCTAAGTCCCAAGGGTGTAATTTTCGTTTAGTGTCAAATTTTTGTACAGGGAGTATGcgaattgtatctctctctctctctctctctctctctctctctctgtaatgagaAACGGGAATGAGAACATTGGGAGATGGTGTCTCCAAACTGTTTTCTGTGCATTTGTTTATCACTTGTCAAATTTGTTTATTCATAGCTTTATTTATCCGCTACCTTTCCTTCCCCCGCTTTATGTTATAGATTTAAGGTCTAATGACAAATTCCATGAGCCTGTCACTGCAAATCAGCTGTTATGAAATCATGAAATCCTGAATTCTTAATTTTGTAAAGAGTAAATAATTACCTTTAACGGATCTTATTTGTATTCCATTTTCTACACATTTATAAATCAAATATCTGACGTcgtcttttcttttgattttcagCATAAACTATTAACTAAATTGCACAGATTTATAACGATAAAGAGTTACTTTCTTGCGATGGAAACTAATGAAATGTTTATGCAGTGAttctggaaaataataaaatgttgccacaatgaataacaagaataatttataataaaaagcaaaaacttCGGCGAATTACTTCAGACTTTTTTGCCGGAAGCTTAAACTGACTCTCTAATTTAAACTGACTTTAATTAAGCTAATAAAGTTTCCTGGTTCTATGATATTGAACAAAGCACACGAAGCGCCTCTACTCATTTGTCTGTCATTAAGTAATCGTCACCTGATACTTTTTCTCTCATCATTTCTAAGCACCGAAAGAATCCGGCTTCGATCCTGGACAACTCGGGAATGATTTGGGCGCCTTCAATCAAGTCCTTTGTGCTTCTCTTGATGTGAACGATGGCTAAATATGTGGTAATGGATGGATTGGTCGTTATAGTACTGGGTTGCAGGTacattaaaggagagagagagaggtggtaacgTGCAGTTCGTAAGAGATAGGTCAAATATTATTAACATTTTCTGACTTGCATAATAATATTGCAATGTGGGCTTACCTCACaggcattttattatttttaagtgttACTATACGTATATCTCCAATAAATAAATCCTTAAGCATAACATTACATGAAAACAAACGCCATTTAAAGCATAAAGAACCGTCAACGAGAAATGGGATAATCAACATAATCGCCTGGTAATATCATGCAAAATGGCTGGGTCTTTACTGTTTTTAATCTCATGCCATAAATCGCAGGAAGTTGCGTCATAGATCTCTGCTGGAGTCTCCGGTGAGGCTGTTCATGCTGCAGGCAACGCCATCtaggaaaggaaattgaaagcagTTTGGTTTCTGGGCTTCATTAAGAGACTAATTGGAAATGGATGGCTTAGGGAGACATCAGAAGTGAGCCCATATTAAAAGATGGTTAAAActtatgaagaaatatatatatatatatatatatatatattatatatatatatatatatattatatatatgtatatatatagtatatatgtatatatgtgtatatatattatacatatatatatatatctatatatatatatatatatatatatatatatatatatatatatatatatagtaaataattcgcgatttattttctctctctcattcattagaaGTACGGTCTTAGTTTTCACGGACACCCACGTAAGGAATGACTCAACAGAAATTAGGTGtgacaataataaatgaaatagagtCAAATTATTCCCACAGCAGTTTACTAAATATGTCTCTTGTTCTACTCAACCTCATCAAAGAATAACCACTTGCAACAATAAATATGcaactaaataaaaaagtaaatatattagatttaaaaagatttaaaacacAGTGATGTGTTTTCAGTCTGTAATTCTACCATCTGTCATATTTCTGTCTCaattcatgaagaaaaaacatggaAATCATCAATCATGATTTCAGTTTCCACCTGTGAATAGTATAACTTCATTCAATCAAATCCTTTGCAAGGCAATTCATCAGAACTTTGAGTATCTttgataaaagcaaaacaaaactagTACTTTTAAAGTTTCGTCACCATTCTCTTTCGCAATAAATATTCTAGactcatcaaaataaaataaattatgatacTAATTACTGAAAACCAAAGGTAAATATTGAAAAGGCTCTTCATCCCACTAAAAGGCTACCAATGACTCGGGTACAAATACCCAAGAGCAGAAATGATCAAATGACCTCATCTGCATAATCGAATGCCCTGGAATGAAAGTGAAATAAAGACATATAGGAATTAATACTAGACTATGAATGATCCTTAATTATACAATTCGCATTAATGTAAGAGATTTGACTTCGTGATTataaaagaatagaatagaatatagaattcaatccaaaggccgagcactgggacctatgaggtcattcagcgctgaaaaggaaattgagagtagaaaggtttgaaaggcataacaggaggaaaacctttcgcagttgcactatgaatcaatcgttaggagagggttgaagaaAGTGagctggaagaaagggaatatgaatggatgtacggtaaaataattcataattataatacAGTCCAAAATAATGGTTCAAAAACAATAACAGTAAATGAGATACGAAGTTTATCACTGAACAGTTACTCTCATAGGGCGAAATACTGCAGCATTtatcattaaattatttat comes from the Macrobrachium nipponense isolate FS-2020 chromosome 34, ASM1510439v2, whole genome shotgun sequence genome and includes:
- the LOC135207726 gene encoding histone H4-like, coding for MTGRGKGGKGLGKRHRKVLRDNIQGITKPAIRRLARRGGVKRISGLIYEETRGVLKVFLENVIRDAVTYTEHAKRKTVTAMDVVYALKRQGRTLYGFGG